Proteins from a single region of Pseudodesulfovibrio portus:
- a CDS encoding ATP-binding protein: protein MAKVRGLSLFQKTGLLAFCLFGIISAMASGLAAWTLYNRMTEEYVSKGSAIAASIARGSQEILLARDVSTIQSMVDQYLDIEGVAYVFVVDADRLVVSHTFVPEMPKPLVELKQDKTSRVCQLEVEQIGQVIDICKPVLAGVAGYVHVGMDKGVIMDYFWEAVIKMQTMLFICFWACVGILYLVTRHISRPLHQLTEHARRLEAHDFSATIDIRTNDEMEVLGRAMRSMGRELAMLFSEMESEVNKASGELRDHMAYLSSIIDNLVDGLLVVNPMGQISVVNPAMREFFDLGDESVERVPVGDVFPDEVAGLAAEVRQCARGVLSADIALSRDRTGKAVASPILAGDAAPKCLGGVILVRDITREKELDRLKTDFISTVSHELRTPMTSVLGFSKIIRKKLENSVFPSLADSEEAARPIAQVRNNLDIIVSEAERLTDLINDVLDIARMEAGKVQWRDRRISMADVIAHSRNSTMGLWKNNRLALEVDIQENLPPVFGDFDRLVQVVVNLISNAVKFTETSPIVCRARAGNGMVVVSVEDKGAGIRSQDLRHVFDKFKQAGDTLTSKPAGTGLGLPICRQIVERHGGSIWVESKPGHGSTFTFSIPVARGAKGADGGPRFECPEPEADTGVQLEQLEAPLVLVVDDDPSLTNYLSQVFSDQGFRVKVADNGHDAVVRAQVLKPDLITMDIMMPGMDGNEAIGCLRSSPATRDIPILVLSALTDETERGDMALAKPVDEESLVRSAKALIGRRSVKTGCMLLGTPEKCDLDGLSVLCTGEMIFAGVEDVWDHLDQGFLGVVFIPAEEVENVRLRQLIRVPGISVVILPVYSCQ, encoded by the coding sequence ATGGCAAAAGTAAGAGGATTGTCCCTGTTCCAGAAGACGGGGCTGCTCGCTTTCTGCCTGTTCGGGATCATCTCGGCCATGGCCTCCGGTCTCGCGGCCTGGACCCTCTACAACCGCATGACCGAGGAATACGTCAGCAAGGGCTCGGCCATCGCCGCCTCCATCGCCCGGGGCAGCCAGGAAATCCTGCTGGCCCGCGACGTGTCCACCATCCAGTCCATGGTCGACCAGTATCTCGACATCGAGGGCGTGGCCTACGTATTCGTCGTGGACGCCGACAGGCTGGTGGTCTCCCATACCTTTGTGCCGGAAATGCCCAAGCCCCTGGTGGAGCTGAAGCAGGACAAGACGAGCCGGGTCTGCCAACTGGAAGTCGAGCAGATCGGGCAGGTCATCGACATCTGCAAGCCCGTGCTCGCCGGGGTGGCGGGATACGTCCACGTGGGCATGGATAAGGGCGTGATCATGGATTACTTCTGGGAAGCCGTGATCAAGATGCAGACCATGCTTTTCATCTGTTTCTGGGCCTGCGTGGGCATTCTCTATCTGGTCACGCGGCACATTTCGCGTCCGCTGCACCAGCTCACCGAGCACGCCCGGAGATTGGAGGCCCACGACTTTTCCGCGACCATCGACATCCGCACCAACGATGAAATGGAGGTGCTGGGGCGGGCAATGCGGTCCATGGGCCGGGAGCTGGCCATGCTCTTTTCCGAGATGGAGAGCGAGGTGAACAAGGCCTCGGGGGAATTGCGCGACCACATGGCCTATCTGTCGTCCATCATCGACAACCTGGTGGACGGGTTGCTCGTGGTCAACCCCATGGGGCAGATATCGGTCGTCAATCCGGCCATGCGGGAGTTTTTCGATCTCGGGGACGAGTCCGTTGAAAGGGTGCCGGTGGGCGATGTTTTCCCCGATGAGGTCGCAGGCCTGGCGGCCGAGGTCCGGCAGTGCGCCCGGGGTGTACTGTCAGCGGACATCGCCCTGTCCCGGGACCGGACGGGCAAGGCCGTGGCCTCGCCGATCCTGGCGGGGGACGCGGCACCGAAATGCCTCGGCGGGGTCATCCTTGTCCGGGACATCACCCGGGAGAAGGAACTGGACAGGCTCAAGACCGATTTCATCTCCACCGTGTCCCACGAATTGCGCACGCCCATGACCTCGGTGCTCGGATTTTCGAAGATCATCCGCAAGAAGCTGGAAAACAGCGTGTTCCCCTCCCTGGCGGACAGTGAGGAGGCGGCCAGGCCCATCGCCCAGGTGCGCAACAACCTGGACATCATCGTGTCCGAGGCCGAAAGGCTGACGGATTTGATCAACGACGTGCTCGACATCGCCAGGATGGAGGCGGGCAAGGTCCAGTGGCGCGACAGGCGCATTTCCATGGCCGACGTGATCGCCCATTCGCGCAACTCCACCATGGGGTTGTGGAAGAACAACAGGCTTGCCCTGGAAGTGGACATCCAGGAGAACCTGCCGCCCGTGTTCGGCGACTTCGACCGGCTGGTCCAGGTGGTGGTCAACCTCATCTCCAATGCGGTCAAGTTCACCGAGACGAGTCCCATCGTCTGCCGGGCGCGGGCCGGGAACGGCATGGTCGTGGTCTCGGTGGAGGACAAGGGGGCGGGCATCAGGTCACAGGATCTGAGACACGTGTTCGACAAGTTCAAGCAGGCGGGGGACACCCTGACCTCAAAGCCCGCCGGAACCGGCCTTGGGCTGCCCATCTGCCGCCAGATCGTGGAGCGGCACGGCGGCAGCATCTGGGTCGAGAGCAAGCCGGGCCATGGCAGTACGTTCACTTTTTCCATCCCTGTGGCTCGCGGCGCGAAGGGCGCGGACGGCGGCCCCCGGTTCGAATGCCCCGAGCCGGAGGCCGATACCGGCGTGCAGCTTGAGCAGCTCGAGGCGCCGCTCGTCCTGGTGGTGGACGATGACCCGTCCCTGACCAACTATCTGAGCCAGGTCTTCAGCGATCAGGGGTTCCGGGTCAAGGTCGCCGACAACGGGCACGACGCGGTCGTCAGGGCCCAGGTCCTGAAGCCGGACCTGATCACCATGGACATCATGATGCCCGGCATGGACGGCAACGAGGCCATCGGCTGCCTGCGTTCCAGTCCTGCCACCCGCGATATCCCCATCCTCGTCCTTTCGGCGCTGACCGACGAAACGGAGCGGGGCGACATGGCTTTGGCCAAGCCCGTGGACGAGGAGAGCCTGGTCCGATCGGCCAAGGCGCTGATCGGCAGGAGGTCGGTGAAGACCGGCTGCATGCTGCTCGGCACCCCGGAGAAGTGCGATCTGGACGGGCTGTCGGTCCTGTGCACGGGCGAGATGATATTCGCCGGGGTCGAGGATGTCTGGGACCACCTCGACCAAGGATTCCTCGGCGTGGTTTTCATCCCGGCCGAAGAGGTGGAGAACGTCCGTTTGAGGCAGCTGATACGAGTGCCCGGCATTTCCGTGGTCATCCTGCCCGTGTATAGTTGTCAATAA
- a CDS encoding response regulator transcription factor, with the protein MAKKILIVDDEVHIKMLLEQTLEELEDEFEVVLYTASDGEEGLEFIRSKRPDLVFLDIMMPKMNGYEVCRVVKDDEELVDTKIILLTAKGQEVDRKQGLELGAMMYMTKPFDPDEILRVSKELLDL; encoded by the coding sequence ATGGCCAAGAAGATCCTCATCGTGGATGACGAAGTTCACATCAAGATGCTGCTCGAGCAGACGCTCGAGGAGCTTGAGGACGAATTTGAAGTGGTCCTGTACACGGCTTCCGACGGTGAGGAAGGTTTGGAATTCATCAGGAGCAAGCGTCCTGACTTGGTCTTTCTCGATATCATGATGCCCAAGATGAACGGGTATGAGGTGTGCCGCGTGGTCAAGGACGACGAGGAACTCGTTGACACCAAGATCATCCTGCTCACCGCCAAGGGACAGGAGGTCGACCGCAAGCAGGGGTTGGAGCTCGGAGCCATGATGTACATGACCAAGCCCTTTGACCCTGACGAAATCCTTCGCGTATCCAAGGAATTGCTGGATCTGTAG
- a CDS encoding HD-GYP domain-containing protein — translation MAPFKKYIRPSVMQKLLRKGAELVGNGCVLAVSFEGEVVLVEGAESFPGGAEPGPGVIAERINFSDVHSGYILAGVPDDCGPASAESCRRALSFIAFSLQELIDVELARRSIADEALAKYRELALLHRSVPNINTSLRLRAVVDALINECRMENYPGELGMIYLRDPASSRFRLAVQFGFPFGANLHRMLDSDLFKDVAEKEHGEIVNDLDRDERWNHELPGLGAMVIIPIVSPNRCEGMLILASENKGLYEAAHRVSLSTLASVAGISLSNAFNFEGVQKLMDAILQALAEAIDSRDPFTAGHSERVACLAVALAHALNEHGGFNGRVFSDEELRELYYSGILHDVGKIGIREEVLTKQARLNSKSMDVVRARFQLMGAVEDFDWAAAFDCVTNVNKAMTPDAGELDFIRDLGKRSLNRGETSLPLLYEDELDNLLLAYGNLTREERREIERHPAESERILQHIPMQESFANLLAIIRQHHERMDGSGYPDGLKGEDLLVQSRLMSIVDIYDAVTQERHYKPAFTRSEAVKILRQEVEEGKLDAELTRFFLENVERIEMLSEHVKASRVFQLSEIGSLGSM, via the coding sequence ATGGCCCCATTCAAAAAATACATCCGCCCCAGCGTGATGCAGAAGCTCCTCCGCAAGGGAGCCGAGCTGGTCGGAAACGGGTGCGTCCTGGCCGTGAGCTTTGAAGGCGAAGTGGTCCTGGTGGAAGGGGCCGAGTCCTTTCCCGGCGGCGCCGAGCCCGGTCCCGGCGTCATAGCGGAGCGCATCAACTTCAGCGACGTGCATTCCGGGTACATCCTGGCCGGAGTTCCCGACGATTGCGGCCCCGCAAGTGCGGAAAGCTGCCGGCGGGCCCTGTCCTTCATCGCCTTTTCCCTTCAGGAGCTCATCGACGTCGAGCTGGCACGGCGGTCCATCGCCGACGAGGCCCTGGCCAAGTACCGGGAGCTCGCCCTGCTGCATCGTTCGGTGCCGAACATCAACACCTCGCTCAGGCTGCGCGCCGTGGTGGACGCGCTGATCAACGAGTGCCGGATGGAAAATTATCCGGGCGAGTTGGGCATGATCTATCTCCGCGATCCGGCGTCTTCCCGGTTCCGGCTGGCCGTCCAGTTCGGGTTTCCCTTCGGTGCCAACCTGCACAGGATGCTGGACAGCGATCTCTTCAAGGACGTGGCCGAGAAGGAACACGGTGAGATCGTCAACGACCTGGACAGGGACGAGCGGTGGAACCATGAGCTGCCCGGCCTCGGGGCCATGGTCATCATACCGATAGTCTCGCCCAACCGGTGCGAGGGCATGCTCATCCTGGCCTCCGAAAACAAGGGGCTGTATGAGGCGGCCCACCGGGTGAGCCTGTCGACCCTGGCCTCGGTGGCCGGAATTTCCCTGTCGAACGCCTTCAATTTCGAGGGGGTGCAGAAGCTGATGGACGCCATCCTGCAGGCCCTGGCCGAAGCCATCGATTCCCGGGACCCGTTTACGGCGGGCCACTCGGAACGCGTCGCCTGCCTGGCCGTGGCCCTGGCCCATGCCCTGAACGAGCACGGCGGCTTCAACGGGCGCGTTTTTTCCGACGAGGAGCTGCGCGAGCTGTACTACTCGGGCATCCTGCACGACGTCGGCAAGATCGGCATCCGGGAGGAGGTCCTGACCAAACAGGCCCGGCTCAACTCCAAGAGCATGGACGTGGTCCGTGCCCGGTTCCAGCTCATGGGGGCTGTCGAGGATTTCGACTGGGCCGCCGCCTTCGACTGCGTGACCAACGTGAACAAGGCCATGACGCCCGACGCCGGGGAACTGGACTTCATCAGGGATCTGGGCAAGCGCTCCCTCAACCGGGGGGAGACATCCCTGCCCCTGCTGTACGAGGACGAGCTGGACAACCTGCTGCTGGCCTACGGCAACCTGACCCGCGAGGAGCGGCGGGAGATCGAGCGCCATCCGGCGGAGAGCGAGCGCATCCTCCAGCACATCCCCATGCAGGAGTCGTTCGCCAACCTGCTGGCCATCATCCGTCAGCATCACGAGCGCATGGACGGCTCCGGCTATCCGGACGGGCTCAAGGGCGAAGATCTGCTGGTGCAGAGTCGGCTGATGTCCATCGTGGACATCTACGACGCCGTGACGCAGGAGCGCCATTACAAGCCCGCGTTCACCCGGTCCGAGGCCGTGAAGATTCTCCGCCAGGAGGTGGAGGAAGGCAAGCTGGACGCCGAGCTGACCAGGTTTTTCCTCGAGAACGTCGAGCGCATCGAGATGCTGTCCGAGCACGTCAAGGCTTCCCGTGTCTTCCAGCTTTCCGAGATCGGTTCGCTGGGCAGCATGTAG
- a CDS encoding DUF885 domain-containing protein, whose amino-acid sequence MKAKLARKYFTYVSKHFPVMCASGAFPMLPPAMDAAKHLDRLDDLSRRGLTKHVAVLAGFKQDFLSAATKAKTPEIKAQAHALALSAGGAATELDSILTQARGPEIYLQVAFTGLEQAADLPAKNDKARQKRFIRRLRDIPDLLAHALNNVETVNPASRGAAQTMIRDCARYLTDLGNSELGRTGKAPRHLTDALNALKDFDRFVTSRPETSENRGPSFTEKAETVLGTDRSPQDILAIAEEEFDRRLASLRWLEGEIGGGRSWQQMYDGHQGPDIGGAEALDAVVREIHRLRRFVHEVALPGVFADTPLRIEPQPLHLTSTLRPIHHDPAIGAWENEPSRCYISPQIFSGRGFRDDPIRLARVRKEFPFMAAAQTYPGRHLLDSQRRALGESPMAQLTNPLFMAGWIAFAENLLEELGYLETPLDRLVHHKRGLARAALAMVDAGLAVGSMDQEACLSVLGQAGYSKEEGLNHVRAILLAPTSRAMPVLGLHEITDLRRQAGLDLPAYCAALFRHGQIPLRHTALSLAG is encoded by the coding sequence ATGAAAGCCAAACTCGCCAGGAAATATTTCACATACGTTTCCAAGCACTTCCCAGTGATGTGCGCATCCGGGGCATTCCCCATGTTGCCGCCCGCCATGGACGCGGCCAAGCACCTCGACCGGCTGGACGACCTGTCCCGGCGCGGCCTGACCAAGCACGTCGCCGTTCTCGCCGGGTTCAAGCAGGATTTCCTGTCCGCCGCCACCAAGGCCAAGACGCCGGAGATCAAGGCCCAGGCGCACGCCCTGGCCCTCAGCGCGGGGGGAGCGGCCACGGAACTGGACTCCATCCTGACCCAGGCCAGGGGACCGGAAATCTACCTGCAGGTCGCCTTCACCGGATTGGAGCAGGCCGCCGACCTGCCCGCCAAAAACGACAAGGCGCGCCAGAAACGCTTCATCAGGCGGCTCCGGGACATCCCCGACCTGCTGGCCCATGCCCTGAACAACGTGGAGACCGTCAACCCGGCCAGCCGCGGCGCGGCCCAGACCATGATCCGGGACTGCGCCCGCTACCTGACCGATCTGGGCAACAGCGAACTGGGCCGGACCGGAAAGGCCCCCCGCCACCTGACCGACGCCCTGAACGCGCTCAAGGATTTCGACCGGTTCGTGACGTCCCGGCCGGAGACCTCGGAAAACCGGGGACCGTCCTTTACGGAAAAGGCGGAGACCGTCCTCGGCACCGACAGGTCCCCGCAGGACATCCTGGCCATCGCCGAAGAGGAATTCGACCGACGGCTGGCCTCCCTGCGCTGGCTGGAAGGGGAAATCGGCGGCGGCAGGAGCTGGCAGCAGATGTACGACGGGCACCAGGGCCCGGACATCGGCGGAGCAGAAGCCCTGGACGCGGTGGTCCGCGAAATCCACAGGCTGCGCCGCTTCGTGCACGAGGTCGCGCTGCCGGGCGTGTTCGCGGACACCCCCCTGCGCATCGAACCGCAACCGCTGCACCTGACCTCGACCCTGCGCCCCATCCACCACGACCCGGCCATCGGCGCCTGGGAGAACGAACCGTCGCGCTGCTACATCAGCCCGCAGATTTTCTCCGGGAGGGGGTTCCGGGACGACCCGATCCGGCTGGCGCGGGTGCGCAAGGAATTTCCCTTCATGGCCGCAGCCCAGACCTATCCCGGTCGCCACCTGCTGGACTCCCAGCGCCGCGCCCTGGGCGAATCGCCCATGGCCCAGTTGACCAACCCCCTGTTCATGGCCGGATGGATCGCCTTTGCCGAGAACCTGCTCGAGGAACTCGGCTACCTGGAGACCCCCCTGGACAGGCTGGTGCACCACAAGCGGGGATTGGCCCGTGCGGCGCTGGCCATGGTCGACGCGGGATTGGCCGTCGGGTCCATGGACCAGGAGGCGTGTTTGTCGGTCCTCGGCCAGGCAGGCTACTCCAAGGAGGAGGGACTCAACCACGTCAGGGCGATCCTCCTCGCCCCCACCTCCCGGGCCATGCCGGTCCTCGGACTGCACGAGATCACGGACCTGCGCAGACAGGCCGGGCTCGATCTCCCCGCCTATTGCGCCGCCCTGTTCCGGCACGGGCAGATTCCCCTGCGCCACACGGCGTTGAGCCTGGCCGGCTGA
- a CDS encoding chemotaxis protein, which yields MSETKILLETGTNELEIVEFYLDEARDDRDYRGYYGINVAKVLEIIQMPELTEMPEVTHPAVLGAFNLRNRIIPLIDLAAWLGRSGTKAEAPKVIVTEFNRTKSAFLVSGVTRIHRIGWKEVEAPNNYVSSLTANSITGVVKFTNRIIFILDMEKICLELNPDASRNAPLPESVTQAIKAKGLRVLLVDDSSMARNMISATLTEAGFIVHTEENGDAARRYLLAVQEKAAREGTAISHYVDLVITDIEMPSMDGHTLTRFIKSDHDLKELPVILCSSIITETLHHKGVSVGADDQVSKAELDELAARAMALLEKPE from the coding sequence ATGAGCGAAACCAAAATACTCCTTGAGACCGGCACCAACGAGCTGGAAATCGTCGAATTCTATCTCGACGAGGCCCGGGATGATCGGGACTACCGCGGCTATTACGGCATCAACGTAGCCAAGGTCCTGGAAATCATCCAAATGCCGGAGCTGACCGAAATGCCCGAGGTGACCCACCCGGCAGTGCTGGGCGCCTTCAACCTGCGCAACCGGATCATCCCCCTCATCGACCTGGCCGCCTGGCTGGGACGATCCGGGACCAAAGCCGAAGCGCCCAAGGTCATCGTCACCGAGTTCAACCGGACCAAGTCGGCCTTCCTGGTCTCCGGCGTGACCCGCATCCACCGCATCGGATGGAAGGAAGTCGAGGCCCCCAACAACTACGTCTCCTCCCTGACGGCCAACTCCATCACCGGGGTGGTCAAGTTCACCAACCGCATCATCTTCATCCTGGACATGGAAAAGATATGCCTGGAGCTCAACCCGGACGCCTCCCGCAACGCACCGCTGCCGGAATCCGTCACCCAGGCCATCAAGGCCAAGGGGTTGCGGGTCCTGCTGGTGGACGACTCCTCCATGGCCCGCAACATGATCTCCGCCACCCTCACCGAAGCCGGGTTCATCGTCCACACCGAGGAAAACGGCGACGCGGCCCGGCGCTACCTGCTCGCCGTCCAGGAGAAGGCGGCACGGGAAGGCACGGCCATCAGCCACTACGTGGATCTCGTCATCACCGACATCGAAATGCCCTCCATGGACGGCCACACACTGACCCGTTTCATCAAGTCGGACCACGACCTCAAAGAACTGCCCGTGATCCTGTGCTCCTCCATCATCACCGAAACACTGCACCACAAGGGCGTATCCGTGGGAGCGGACGACCAGGTGTCCAAGGCCGAACTGGACGAACTCGCCGCCAGGGCCATGGCACTGCTCGAAAAGCCCGAATAG
- a CDS encoding sigma-54-dependent transcriptional regulator translates to MASTPHIPTVLVVDDDENILQVLEARLLSSGLSPLLADRAETALEMLAGEPVDLIVSDVKMPGMGGHGLLREVLGNWPHIPIIMLTAHGTIPDAVDAIQAGAADYLTKPFDGKELVRLIRSRLEAAQAEEPAPRQPAGARSAPPAPGFGGLIGGKAPSMARFLELLERVARSTATVLLFGESGTGKELAARILHEGSPRADGPFVIVDCGSTQPTLLESELFGHVKGSFTHAVKDKKGLIEEADGGTLFLDEIGNISPDMQTRLLRFLQEGTIRRVGDTTERKVSCRVIAATNADLPGMVAGGDFREDLYYRLKVVTLTIPPLRDRREDLPELIDGFIRGLCADQGREPVAVSGEAMRILEGHPWPGNVRELKNALEGALVFCRDDVIRPADLQLEAPPADSPAMRGESLSLEANERDAIIRALEAAGGVKKDAADKLGISRRAIHYKIKKYGIGVNDD, encoded by the coding sequence ATGGCATCCACACCCCATATCCCGACCGTCCTGGTCGTGGACGACGACGAGAACATCCTCCAGGTGCTGGAGGCCCGGCTGCTCTCTTCCGGCCTGTCCCCGCTTCTGGCCGACCGGGCCGAAACCGCCCTGGAAATGCTGGCCGGGGAGCCCGTGGACCTGATCGTCTCGGACGTGAAGATGCCGGGCATGGGCGGCCACGGGCTGCTCAGGGAGGTGCTGGGCAACTGGCCGCACATCCCGATCATCATGCTCACGGCCCACGGCACCATCCCGGACGCCGTGGACGCCATCCAGGCCGGGGCCGCCGACTACCTGACCAAGCCCTTCGACGGCAAGGAGCTGGTGCGGCTCATCCGGTCCAGGCTGGAGGCCGCGCAGGCCGAGGAGCCCGCGCCCAGGCAACCCGCAGGCGCACGGTCCGCTCCCCCCGCCCCGGGATTCGGCGGCCTGATCGGCGGCAAGGCCCCATCCATGGCCCGGTTCCTGGAGCTGCTGGAGCGGGTGGCCCGGTCCACGGCCACGGTGCTGCTCTTCGGCGAATCCGGCACGGGCAAGGAACTGGCCGCGCGCATCCTGCACGAGGGAAGCCCGCGCGCGGACGGGCCGTTCGTCATCGTGGACTGCGGCTCCACACAGCCCACCCTGCTGGAGTCCGAGCTGTTCGGCCACGTCAAGGGGTCCTTCACCCACGCGGTCAAGGACAAGAAGGGACTGATCGAGGAAGCGGACGGCGGCACGCTGTTCCTGGACGAGATCGGCAACATTTCTCCCGACATGCAGACCCGGCTCCTGCGTTTCCTGCAGGAGGGCACCATCAGGCGGGTGGGCGACACCACGGAACGCAAAGTGTCCTGCCGGGTCATCGCGGCCACCAACGCGGACCTGCCCGGCATGGTGGCCGGGGGCGACTTCCGCGAGGACCTCTACTACCGGCTCAAGGTGGTCACCCTGACCATTCCCCCGCTCAGGGACCGCAGGGAGGACCTGCCCGAACTCATCGACGGCTTCATCCGGGGGCTGTGCGCCGACCAGGGCCGCGAACCGGTCGCCGTGTCCGGCGAGGCCATGCGGATACTCGAAGGCCACCCCTGGCCGGGCAATGTCCGTGAGCTGAAAAACGCCCTGGAGGGCGCCCTGGTCTTCTGCCGGGACGACGTCATCCGGCCTGCCGACCTGCAGTTGGAAGCGCCCCCGGCGGATTCCCCGGCCATGCGGGGCGAAAGCCTCTCTCTGGAAGCCAACGAGCGGGACGCGATCATCCGCGCCCTGGAAGCCGCCGGAGGCGTCAAGAAGGACGCCGCCGACAAACTCGGCATCAGCCGCAGGGCCATCCATTACAAGATCAAAAAGTACGGCATCGGCGTAAATGACGATTAA
- a CDS encoding sensor histidine kinase, which yields MPKVRQFTIAAKLLIWASALIIIFFGTTAYLFRQVSHDAEVSNRIVAENHALDSAIQRMLERLYSVQDNISRYRLLGGDEKAVGFIVEDLTRFGEILEDTLDKHPRYREEWKELTAEYEITLDPGETVGDNLAPNVTVREWTDILEQSLLDNVADMEQSLTELHDAGQRAADIGLYGLIACLVLGVGGSLGLAWTLNRSLSEVQRGIRELGTGATPRDIRILSNDELGELALAFNAMAARLRREERMRSDFVAMLSHEIRTPLTSVRESVDLIKSGTFGQVTEQQAKFLHIAESEAIRLSELLARLMSVSRMESETLELKPAETDAGRLIEFTLERLAPTAEAKSVTLKAEVPDTPVVFTADREHIRQVLLNLAGNAIKFSPEGGTVTVSAASGGDTVTFRVEDDGPGIPEEERERVFLKYYREPAMRDSVDGAGLGLAISKRIILAHQGRIWVEGEPGRGSRFCFSLPVKHA from the coding sequence ATGCCCAAGGTCCGCCAGTTCACCATCGCCGCCAAGCTTTTGATCTGGGCGTCCGCACTGATCATCATCTTTTTCGGCACCACGGCCTATCTCTTCCGGCAGGTGAGCCACGACGCAGAGGTCTCCAACCGCATCGTGGCCGAAAACCACGCCCTGGACTCGGCCATCCAGCGCATGCTGGAGCGGCTCTACTCGGTGCAGGACAACATCAGCCGCTACCGGCTGCTCGGCGGCGACGAGAAGGCCGTGGGCTTCATCGTCGAAGACCTGACCCGGTTCGGCGAAATCCTCGAAGACACCCTGGACAAGCATCCCCGGTACCGGGAGGAGTGGAAGGAGCTGACCGCCGAGTACGAGATCACCCTCGACCCCGGCGAGACCGTCGGCGACAACCTCGCGCCCAACGTCACGGTCCGGGAATGGACCGACATCCTCGAACAGTCGCTCCTCGACAACGTGGCCGACATGGAGCAGAGCCTGACCGAACTGCATGACGCCGGGCAGCGGGCCGCCGACATCGGCCTGTACGGGCTCATCGCCTGCCTCGTCCTGGGCGTGGGCGGCAGCCTGGGCCTGGCCTGGACCCTGAACCGATCGCTCTCCGAGGTCCAGCGCGGCATCAGGGAGCTGGGCACCGGGGCCACGCCCCGCGACATCAGGATTTTGTCCAATGACGAACTGGGCGAGCTGGCCCTGGCCTTCAACGCCATGGCCGCCCGGCTGCGGCGGGAGGAGCGCATGCGTTCGGACTTCGTGGCCATGCTCTCTCACGAAATCCGCACGCCCCTGACCTCGGTCCGGGAGTCCGTGGACCTCATCAAATCCGGCACCTTCGGCCAGGTCACCGAGCAGCAGGCCAAATTCCTGCACATCGCGGAGAGCGAGGCGATCCGGCTGTCCGAACTGCTGGCCCGGCTCATGTCCGTGTCCCGCATGGAATCCGAGACCCTGGAACTCAAGCCCGCCGAGACGGACGCGGGCAGGCTGATCGAGTTCACCCTGGAGCGGCTGGCCCCGACCGCCGAGGCCAAGTCCGTCACCCTCAAGGCCGAAGTCCCGGACACGCCGGTGGTCTTCACCGCCGACCGTGAACACATCCGCCAGGTGCTCCTGAACCTGGCCGGGAACGCCATCAAATTTTCCCCCGAGGGCGGCACGGTCACGGTGTCTGCTGCCTCCGGCGGAGACACGGTCACCTTCCGCGTCGAGGACGACGGCCCCGGCATTCCCGAAGAGGAACGCGAGCGCGTGTTCCTCAAGTATTACCGGGAGCCCGCCATGCGGGACTCGGTTGACGGCGCGGGACTGGGGCTGGCCATATCAAAACGCATCATCCTGGCCCACCAGGGGCGCATCTGGGTGGAGGGCGAACCGGGACGCGGGTCGCGGTTCTGTTTCTCCCTGCCCGTCAAGCACGCATGA
- a CDS encoding acylphosphatase, with protein sequence MKSYICIVEGKVTGDKVIGVTFQSWAKTVADELGLKGWIRNIADGKAEILLQGSAEDYAVFRERLKTEAPIPDLRNVTCNARDHDKEHDHFEARG encoded by the coding sequence ATGAAAAGCTACATCTGCATTGTGGAAGGAAAGGTCACGGGCGACAAGGTCATAGGCGTCACGTTCCAGTCCTGGGCCAAGACGGTGGCCGACGAACTCGGGCTCAAGGGTTGGATACGCAACATCGCCGACGGCAAGGCGGAAATCCTTCTCCAGGGCAGCGCGGAAGACTACGCCGTGTTCCGGGAGCGCCTCAAGACCGAGGCCCCGATCCCGGACCTGAGGAACGTGACCTGCAACGCCAGGGACCACGACAAGGAACACGACCACTTCGAGGCCAGGGGATAA
- a CDS encoding FmdB family zinc ribbon protein has product MPIYEYQCRSCNAVFEEWQTGFEEKEMVCPECGGESQRLISHSSFHLKGSGWYADGYGGKSAGNTPCQAQKPEGGGEEAPAKKESAPASKCPAKADTSSAGSAS; this is encoded by the coding sequence ATGCCCATTTACGAGTATCAGTGCCGCTCCTGCAACGCGGTGTTCGAGGAGTGGCAGACCGGTTTCGAGGAAAAGGAAATGGTTTGTCCCGAGTGCGGAGGGGAGTCTCAGCGGCTCATCTCCCATTCCTCTTTTCATTTGAAGGGGAGCGGCTGGTATGCCGACGGGTATGGCGGAAAGAGCGCCGGGAACACGCCCTGTCAGGCGCAAAAGCCTGAAGGCGGCGGGGAAGAAGCCCCGGCCAAAAAGGAATCGGCACCGGCCTCCAAGTGTCCTGCGAAGGCAGACACGTCCAGCGCCGGGTCCGCGTCCTAG